One genomic window of Glycine max cultivar Williams 82 chromosome 16, Glycine_max_v4.0, whole genome shotgun sequence includes the following:
- the LOC100785166 gene encoding E3 ubiquitin-protein ligase SPL2 encodes MSHQEQAVLSLLSKLALSFDGAVLGVALAFAAVRTLFKFTATSASLRKLRRAPSISVSDLRSLLAEPPSDADAGEIVIIRGTVDAKSAVDGTWKTLKPGVLVSRESGDKGVILQRTQTCIYNDWKGLLGWTSDLRAICARSLRQQDSTSFRKVPFVLIDVGRRPNAEYVVVNMDGSRHPLPLTTVYHKLQPINASPYTFLQALFGHEYPVGLLDEEKILPLGKDITAVGHCSLKNGIAEIKSCKDIPYFLSDLSKDQMIVDLSIKAKILFWGGISLGSMSVGVLGYAVLRNWIKWKRWKVQRQLQQQRQAVSDAEPQVDDEIEDVPDGQLCVICLMRRRRSVFIPCGHLVCCQGCAISVEREVAPKCPVCRQEIRDSVRTYES; translated from the exons ATGTCTCATCAGGAGCAAGCCGTGTTGTCCCTTCTCTCCAAGCTCGCCCTTTCCTTCGACGGTGCCGTTTTGGGCGTTGCCTTGGCCTTCGCCGCCGTCCGCACCCTCTTCAAATTCACCGCCACCTCCGCCTCCCTCCGCAAGCTCCGCCGCGCACCCTCCATCTCCGTCTCCGACCTCCGCTCCCTCCTCGCCGAGCCACCCTCCGATGCCGACGCCGGCGAAATCGTAATTATCCGTGGCACTGTCGACGCCAAGTCCGCCGTCGACGGCACCTGGAAAACTTTGAAACCCGGCGTATTGGTTTCTCGCGAGTCCGGCGATAAAGGTGTCATTCTTCAAAGAACTCAAACG TGTATATACAATGACTGGAAAGGCTTATTGGGATGGACTTCTGACCTTCGAGCCATATGTGCAAGATCTTTGAGGCAGCAAGACTCTACATCTTTTAGGAAG GTGCCTTTTGTTCTAATTGATGTTGGACGGCGGCCAAATGCTGAGTATGTTGTTGTCAACATGGATGGATCAAGACATCCATTACCTCTGACAACCGTTTATCATAAATTGCAACCAATAAATGCTTCTCCTTATACTTTCTTGCAAGCACTTTTTGGGCATGAATATCCG GTTGGACTACTAGATGAAGAGAAAATTCTTCCATTGGGGAAGGATATCACTGCTGTTGGCCATTGCAGTTTAAAAAATGGAATTGCTGAAATTAAGTCCTGCAAAGATATACCATATTTTTT GTCTGACTTGAGTAAAGATCAGATGATAGTAGATCTTTCCATCAAGGCGAAAATACTGTTTTGGGGTGGTATTTCACTTGGTTCGATGTCAGTTGGGGTACTTGGCTATGCAGTTTTGAg GAACTGGATTAAGTGGAAACGGTGGAAGGTACAGAGGCAGCTCCAGCAACAAAGGCAAGCGGTGAGTGATGCTGAACCTCAGGTGGATGATGAGATTGAAGATGTTCCAGATGGACAATTATGTGTGATATGTCTGATGAGGAGAAGGCGTTCTGTCTTCATTCCCTGTGGGCATCTTGTGTGTTGCCAAGGGTGTGCCATATCAGTTGAACGTGAAGTTGCACCCAAATGTCCTGTTTGTCGTCAGGAGATTCGAGATTCAGTGCGGACTTATGAATCTTGA